A genomic stretch from Chromatiales bacterium includes:
- the hscB gene encoding Fe-S protein assembly co-chaperone HscB, translating to MSLDNRQNYFDLFGIEPSYAVDKRALEEVYLKLQSLSHPDRFAAESEQQRRIAAQQSAYLNDAYNILSDDCSRADYLLQLRGYTTNPDASMSGDTFLMQQMEYREKLEQVAAEQSDTQAVALYDEINRQSVQINKDFEQAYNEEIFDKAQSLLTQMQFIKKLKAEVKKVIHSKATL from the coding sequence ATGTCTTTAGATAATCGACAAAATTATTTTGATTTATTCGGCATAGAACCTAGCTATGCCGTTGATAAACGAGCATTAGAAGAGGTTTATTTGAAATTGCAGAGCTTATCGCACCCAGATCGTTTTGCTGCGGAGAGCGAGCAACAACGGCGCATCGCCGCACAGCAGTCGGCTTATTTGAACGATGCCTACAATATACTAAGTGATGATTGCAGTCGTGCTGACTACTTGTTGCAATTACGAGGCTACACGACTAACCCTGATGCTTCTATGTCTGGTGATACTTTTTTAATGCAACAAATGGAATATAGAGAAAAATTAGAGCAAGTAGCAGCCGAACAGTCCGATACACAGGCGGTTGCCTTGTACGATGAAATTAACAGACAAAGTGTCCAAATAAATAAAGATTTTGAACAAGCATACAACGAAGAGATATTTGATAAAGCACAATCACTTTTAACGCAAATGCAATTTATCAAAAAACTAAAAGCCGAAGTCAAAAAAGTCATACATTCAAAGGCTACCCTCTGA
- the iscU gene encoding Fe-S cluster assembly scaffold IscU yields MSYGEKVLDHYENPRNVGSLDKSDLQVGTGMVGAPACGDVMKLQIKVNDSGIIEDAKFKTYGCGSAIASSSLLTEKVIGKTIDEAQQIKNTEIVEELSLPPVKIHCSVLAEDAIKAALKDYHSKQAK; encoded by the coding sequence ATGTCTTATGGAGAAAAGGTCTTAGACCACTACGAAAACCCACGCAATGTGGGTAGCTTGGATAAGAGCGACTTGCAAGTAGGTACCGGTATGGTCGGAGCGCCGGCCTGCGGCGATGTCATGAAACTACAAATCAAAGTCAACGATTCGGGCATTATAGAAGATGCCAAGTTTAAGACTTACGGTTGTGGTTCGGCGATTGCATCGTCTAGCTTGCTGACCGAAAAGGTCATTGGTAAAACGATAGATGAAGCTCAGCAGATCAAAAATACCGAAATTGTTGAAGAACTGTCGCTACCGCCGGTCAAAATACATTGCTCGGTTTTAGCCGAAGATGCAATTAAAGCCGCACTCAAAGACTACCATAGTAAGCAAGCTAAGTAA
- a CDS encoding TerB family tellurite resistance protein produces MFAHLKALFVDKSEQQKDEFGAELRAAAILLIEVCYANFDIQKEELTEATSALVTIYGLRADQAEVLLSETIAEHKEVVSLFDYTKLLNAHLSTQQKETLLLALWKVAHADHRVEAIEEHRIRKLAEQLHLPHKSFIQTKLMAEQ; encoded by the coding sequence ATGTTTGCGCATCTGAAAGCACTTTTTGTTGATAAATCTGAACAACAAAAAGATGAATTCGGTGCCGAGTTGCGAGCTGCCGCCATCTTGTTGATAGAAGTTTGCTATGCGAACTTTGATATACAAAAAGAAGAATTGACCGAGGCGACCTCGGCACTGGTCACAATATACGGACTACGAGCAGACCAAGCAGAAGTGCTACTTAGCGAAACTATAGCCGAACACAAAGAAGTAGTCTCGCTCTTTGATTATACGAAATTGCTAAACGCGCACTTATCTACGCAACAGAAAGAGACTCTGCTACTCGCGCTATGGAAAGTCGCACACGCCGATCATCGAGTCGAAGCCATTGAAGAACATCGCATCAGAAAGCTGGCCGAACAACTGCACTTACCACATAAATCGTTTATACAAACCAAACTGATGGCAGAGCAATAG
- a CDS encoding segregation and condensation protein A gives MIDDLSIEQRILIMMRKTLANVVKDTTPLGGMRHPLKDSTLKDIRDCFALISAREQTLQKLSNKSTVKMRPRYADEPHTDQIVPLKNIKKHRSKTDG, from the coding sequence ATGATTGACGATCTATCCATAGAGCAACGTATATTAATAATGATGCGCAAAACACTGGCAAATGTTGTGAAAGACACAACGCCACTGGGTGGTATGCGTCATCCCTTAAAGGATAGCACATTAAAGGACATTCGCGATTGCTTTGCATTAATTTCTGCCCGCGAGCAAACTCTGCAGAAATTATCCAACAAATCTACGGTCAAAATGCGACCGCGTTATGCCGATGAACCGCATACCGACCAGATAGTGCCTTTGAAAAACATTAAAAAGCATCGCTCTAAAACCGACGGTTAA
- a CDS encoding IscS subfamily cysteine desulfurase has protein sequence MKLPIYLDYSSTTPVDERVAEKMMQCLTLNGAFGNPASRSHTFGWQAEKVVEQAREQIADLVNADPREIVWTSGATESNNLAIKGVGHFYAKKGKHIITLKTEHKAVLDACRQLEKEGYELSYLNPKDNGLLDLDELEDTIRDDTVLISIMHVNNEIGVIQDIQKIGDLAREKGIIFHVDAAQSAGKVPIDLQSLKVDLMSFSAHKIYGPKGIGALYVRRKPRVRVEAQMHGGGHERGMRSGTLSTHQIAGMGEAFAIAQQEMDSEQERILSLRHHLWNGIKTMDEVYCNGDYKQRVAGNLNVSFNYVEGESLIMALKNIAVSSGSACTSASLEPSYVLRALGRNDELAHSSIRFTVGRYTTAEEVDYTIELVRNSVEKLRELSPLWEMHQDGIDLDTVEWAVH, from the coding sequence ATTAAGTTACCTATTTATTTAGATTACAGTTCAACGACACCGGTAGACGAGCGGGTGGCGGAGAAAATGATGCAGTGCCTGACGCTAAACGGTGCCTTCGGTAATCCAGCATCGCGCAGTCACACCTTTGGCTGGCAAGCCGAAAAAGTGGTTGAACAGGCGCGCGAACAGATCGCCGATTTGGTCAATGCCGATCCTCGTGAAATCGTCTGGACTAGCGGTGCAACTGAGTCGAATAACCTCGCTATCAAAGGCGTTGGGCATTTTTATGCAAAAAAAGGCAAGCACATAATTACCTTAAAAACAGAGCATAAAGCGGTACTGGATGCCTGCAGACAGCTGGAGAAAGAAGGTTATGAGCTTAGCTACCTAAACCCTAAAGATAACGGCTTGTTGGATTTGGATGAACTGGAAGATACTATACGAGACGATACCGTTCTTATTTCTATCATGCATGTAAACAATGAAATTGGTGTGATACAAGATATACAAAAGATCGGTGATTTGGCTCGCGAAAAAGGCATTATCTTTCATGTCGATGCGGCACAAAGTGCCGGTAAAGTGCCCATTGATCTACAATCTCTGAAAGTCGATTTGATGAGCTTCTCGGCGCATAAAATTTACGGTCCTAAAGGCATTGGCGCGCTTTATGTCAGACGCAAGCCCCGGGTGCGGGTAGAAGCGCAGATGCACGGCGGTGGTCACGAACGTGGCATGCGCTCAGGAACATTATCCACCCATCAAATTGCTGGCATGGGGGAAGCATTCGCCATTGCTCAACAGGAAATGGACAGCGAGCAAGAGCGCATCCTATCGTTGCGCCACCATTTATGGAACGGCATCAAGACGATGGACGAAGTCTATTGTAACGGAGACTATAAGCAGCGCGTTGCCGGCAATCTGAATGTCAGTTTTAATTATGTTGAAGGAGAATCGTTGATTATGGCACTTAAAAACATTGCCGTATCAAGCGGTTCGGCTTGTACCTCGGCATCCTTAGAGCCGAGTTATGTATTACGTGCCTTAGGGCGCAACGACGAATTGGCGCACAGTTCTATTCGCTTCACGGTAGGTCGCTATACGACTGCCGAAGAAGTTGACTACACAATAGAACTTGTTAGAAATTCGGTTGAAAAACTGCGCGAACTTTCACCGTTATGGGAGATGCACCAAGATGGCATTGACCTAGACACGGTGGAGTGGGCAGTGCATTAA
- a CDS encoding Rrf2 family transcriptional regulator, with product MRLTNRGRYAVTAIADLAIHGQLMPVSLADISIRQDIPISYLGQLFMLLRAGGLVKSQRGPNGGYRLAKDSSEISIVDVINAVDEKINTLRCGGRVNCQNNQQCLTHTLWENIDNRIRDLFAEVYISDIVANDQVMEISARQDAYLAKQQTHTTLKAVNMITT from the coding sequence ATGCGTTTAACGAATAGAGGTCGTTATGCGGTGACGGCAATAGCCGATCTCGCTATACACGGTCAACTTATGCCGGTATCTTTGGCGGATATTTCAATACGCCAAGATATTCCTATATCTTATTTAGGGCAGCTATTCATGTTGCTACGGGCAGGTGGTTTAGTAAAGAGCCAACGCGGCCCTAACGGTGGTTATCGCCTAGCCAAAGATAGTTCGGAGATTTCTATCGTTGATGTCATCAATGCGGTTGATGAAAAAATCAACACACTACGCTGCGGTGGGCGCGTTAACTGCCAAAATAATCAGCAATGCCTGACGCATACCTTATGGGAAAACATAGATAACCGAATAAGGGATCTATTTGCAGAAGTTTATATTTCTGATATTGTTGCCAATGATCAAGTTATGGAAATTTCTGCTAGGCAGGACGCCTATTTGGCAAAACAGCAAACACATACTACCCTTAAAGCGGTCAATATGATAACAACTTGA
- a CDS encoding site-specific DNA-methyltransferase, with translation MIYSDSRKEKRFLDALESLFTGAEVEGDSGFVNLMCIKRNYFRSIRPELMENIKRRATPNTAFREELFDKLYTFFHRYFCDSGSIYFRHLPAFSKIYERVYQDGQDVALSWKTQMLYYVKSDVLVHSMPVELRDADKSYSTQHFYFDVSECTHKRNNERREFIYAFDKVKKEGDKQVICLKVGYKEGNKKSQTEEIIRESRKQKTRLTEDELQKAISVFRKQTEVDFFINKDARRFLQEQFNLWLYQYIFEGTTHFDAERIQQLQAIKDTAYEIIDFIAQFEDELRRIWEKPKFVRNVNYVVTLDKLSDKVLQEIVKHKGVKAQIKEWHELGIVDNQFLIKDLFNGQRRIDDTNKVGSQYKFLPLDTRHFKDLELEILACLGNLDEALDGELVHSENWQALNTLQRRYKEQVKCIYIDPPYNTSSSEIVYKNSYKHSSFLCLIENRVHLSKSYLSSNGIMEVAIDDEEMEYLGILFKSIFESNNHVGNISIMSNPGGRSDAKHLAAAHDYCLLYAKDIQKLETSKFTANKDVLEQTYNKRDSLGKYKEVPFRRTGSNSTRQARPNLYYPLFWNPKSKKLSTKREQKSDIEILPIDDSGKERIWRWGKETLQSKLKTEIIVKERKDNCVIYVKDRIKQEIMPKSIWVDSKYDASSHGTILLKKMFSDDFDKFSYPKSLNTVKDSLVIGANSHSIILDYFAGSGTTAHAIINLNQEDGGNRKYLLVEMGEYFHTVLLPRIKKVVYSKDWNKGKPVSCEGSSHCLKYYSLEQYEETLRNARYEDGEQLELDSAKSPFEQYVFFADDKLSHIVKPLTSGKLKINLKSLCSDIDIAESLANILGKHIRRRTADSVTFADGSVEKINPTKMDKEEQIHFISLLKPYLWWGNA, from the coding sequence ATGATTTATTCGGACTCACGCAAAGAAAAGCGATTCCTTGATGCACTGGAATCTTTGTTTACTGGCGCCGAAGTAGAAGGAGATTCCGGATTCGTCAATCTGATGTGTATCAAGCGTAATTACTTTCGTTCTATACGCCCTGAGCTGATGGAAAATATTAAGCGGCGAGCAACACCCAATACCGCTTTTCGCGAAGAATTGTTTGACAAGCTCTATACTTTTTTTCATCGCTATTTTTGTGACAGTGGGTCTATTTACTTCCGCCATCTTCCGGCATTCTCTAAAATCTATGAGCGCGTCTATCAAGACGGGCAAGATGTCGCATTATCTTGGAAAACACAAATGCTTTACTATGTTAAATCCGATGTATTGGTACATTCTATGCCGGTTGAATTACGCGATGCGGATAAATCGTATAGCACACAACATTTTTATTTTGATGTAAGCGAATGCACGCACAAGAGAAATAACGAACGGCGCGAATTCATCTATGCATTTGACAAGGTGAAAAAGGAAGGAGACAAGCAGGTTATATGTCTTAAAGTCGGCTATAAAGAAGGCAACAAAAAAAGTCAGACAGAAGAAATCATCAGAGAATCTCGCAAGCAAAAGACTCGTTTAACCGAAGACGAACTTCAAAAAGCAATCAGTGTGTTTCGCAAGCAAACTGAGGTAGATTTTTTTATCAACAAAGATGCCAGGCGCTTTTTACAAGAGCAATTTAATTTATGGCTTTATCAATACATCTTTGAGGGAACAACCCATTTTGATGCTGAGCGGATCCAACAACTACAAGCCATTAAAGATACTGCCTATGAAATTATCGATTTTATTGCCCAGTTTGAGGACGAGCTTCGTCGGATATGGGAAAAGCCCAAGTTTGTGCGCAATGTGAACTATGTCGTAACTTTAGATAAGCTAAGCGATAAAGTCCTGCAGGAAATAGTCAAACACAAAGGTGTGAAAGCACAGATCAAAGAATGGCACGAACTGGGAATAGTAGATAATCAGTTTTTAATAAAAGACCTTTTTAATGGACAACGCAGAATAGACGATACCAACAAAGTGGGCAGTCAATATAAATTTCTACCTCTAGACACCCGACACTTCAAAGATTTGGAACTGGAAATTCTTGCCTGCTTGGGAAACTTAGACGAAGCACTGGACGGAGAATTGGTGCATAGTGAGAATTGGCAAGCACTGAACACACTACAAAGACGATACAAAGAGCAAGTGAAATGTATTTATATTGATCCGCCATATAATACTTCATCATCCGAAATTGTTTATAAAAACTCATATAAACACTCTTCTTTTTTATGCTTAATAGAAAACAGGGTGCATTTATCTAAATCCTACCTATCTTCAAATGGGATAATGGAAGTCGCTATAGATGATGAAGAAATGGAGTATCTTGGCATATTATTTAAGTCCATTTTCGAAAGTAATAATCATGTGGGTAATATTTCTATTATGTCTAATCCGGGGGGGCGCAGTGATGCCAAACATTTGGCGGCGGCGCATGATTACTGCCTTTTATATGCAAAAGACATACAAAAACTTGAAACAAGCAAGTTTACTGCAAATAAAGATGTCCTTGAACAGACATACAACAAAAGAGATTCTTTGGGAAAATATAAAGAAGTTCCTTTTAGGCGTACTGGTTCTAATTCTACACGACAAGCTAGGCCTAATCTTTACTATCCGCTCTTTTGGAATCCTAAAAGTAAAAAGCTTTCCACAAAAAGAGAACAGAAAAGCGACATTGAAATTCTACCCATAGATGATTCAGGTAAAGAAAGAATTTGGAGATGGGGAAAAGAGACACTACAAAGTAAATTAAAAACCGAAATTATAGTAAAAGAGAGAAAAGACAATTGCGTAATTTATGTTAAAGATAGAATCAAACAAGAAATAATGCCCAAATCTATATGGGTAGATTCTAAGTACGATGCTTCGTCTCACGGAACGATATTATTAAAAAAAATGTTTAGTGATGATTTTGATAAATTTTCCTACCCCAAAAGTCTAAATACTGTTAAGGATTCTTTGGTCATAGGGGCAAATTCCCATTCAATTATTCTTGACTACTTCGCCGGTTCTGGCACAACTGCCCATGCAATCATTAATCTAAACCAAGAAGATGGTGGTAACAGAAAATATCTGCTCGTAGAAATGGGTGAATATTTTCACACCGTGCTATTGCCGCGTATCAAAAAGGTTGTCTATTCTAAAGATTGGAACAAAGGAAAGCCGGTGTCTTGCGAAGGTAGCAGTCATTGTCTGAAATACTATAGTTTAGAGCAATACGAGGAAACATTGAGAAATGCACGCTACGAAGACGGCGAGCAATTGGAACTAGACAGTGCAAAGTCGCCGTTTGAGCAATATGTTTTTTTCGCCGACGACAAGCTCTCACATATCGTCAAACCATTAACAAGTGGCAAGCTAAAAATCAACCTGAAATCGCTTTGTTCCGATATAGATATAGCCGAATCTCTAGCCAACATACTAGGTAAACATATCCGGCGCCGAACGGCAGACAGTGTGACCTTCGCCGATGGGAGTGTAGAGAAAATAAACCCAACCAAAATGGATAAAGAAGAGCAGATTCATTTTATATCGTTGCTGAAACCTTATTTATGGTGGGGAAATGCATGA
- the iscA gene encoding iron-sulfur cluster assembly protein IscA translates to MITLTTAAGNHIERFLQKRGKGLGIRLAVKTTGCSGLSYVIEYADEASIDDTVFEDKGIKVIIDAKSLVYLDGTQLDFVKEGLNEGFKFTNPNEKSRCGCGESFSI, encoded by the coding sequence ATGATCACGCTAACGACTGCAGCAGGCAATCACATAGAGCGTTTTCTGCAGAAGCGTGGCAAGGGTTTAGGCATACGTCTAGCCGTGAAAACTACCGGCTGTTCAGGATTGTCTTATGTTATAGAGTATGCCGATGAAGCCAGTATAGACGATACTGTTTTTGAAGATAAAGGCATTAAAGTCATCATTGACGCTAAGAGCTTAGTTTACCTTGACGGCACCCAGTTGGATTTCGTCAAAGAAGGCTTAAACGAAGGGTTCAAATTCACTAACCCTAACGAAAAAAGCCGTTGCGGGTGCGGCGAGAGTTTTTCTATTTAA
- the hspQ gene encoding heat shock protein HspQ produces the protein MKQAEFSIGQVVRHKLFDYYGVIYDVDPIFMEGDDWYQKVAKTRPPKDQPWYRVLVDGHELETYVAQRNLEYCEYRDIDHPMISTYFNGSDKGRYNLCIPKI, from the coding sequence ATGAAGCAAGCAGAATTTTCAATAGGACAAGTCGTCAGGCATAAATTGTTTGATTACTATGGTGTGATCTACGATGTCGACCCAATCTTTATGGAGGGCGATGATTGGTATCAAAAAGTAGCCAAAACGCGTCCGCCTAAGGATCAACCCTGGTATCGCGTGTTGGTTGATGGACATGAACTTGAAACTTATGTTGCGCAGCGCAATCTTGAGTATTGCGAATACCGCGACATTGACCATCCTATGATCAGTACTTATTTCAACGGTAGCGATAAAGGACGTTATAACCTCTGTATCCCGAAAATCTGA
- a CDS encoding DEAD/DEAH box helicase family protein: MTSTLEEIARSVHYDELPETWRIDDIYTFSERKRLYDYQRSALKNAACALFRYYQEKYDWQPSEPEQTDERRKRNFRALYTNAQFSDIVKYDTRSNREKNKQNEVFRILSEYITPDGASIQYHQLINRMCFWMATGSGKTLVMIKLIEYLHFLQQRNEIPNYPILILAPSEHLLKQIRQTVDEFNYARDAAIDLIALRSMQRAHQGLLGDTIPVYYHRSDNISDVQKENRTDYQTYERDGKWFILLDEAHKGTKEDSKRQAYYTVMSRNGFLFNFSATFTDPKDIATTVKKYNLAEFIKEGRSKNIYLNESEYDAFRYRREEVNDTERKKIVLKSLIALAYISMRVEALRDSTGLRNDLYHLPLMLTLVNSVNTDIHRNDLRAFFETLRSIASGEITDELFKTAKEELVSNWENAELLFSTNKQNILDGDEKTIEEMTVAKLRKMVFLSTRKGALQYVRSKDDKELAFQMKNAASPFALIRIGSTAKWRNNLLANYEETTTLQEKSFFDELEKRPITILMGSRSFFESWDSNRPNIINYINIGVGSDAKKFVVQSIGRGVRIQPLPSKRGRLQQVLTKDSNKKANLKRRNYQPSQGEIKLDDNTKAILEKHLDKVLPIETLFIFATNREAIKTVLEGLKTERDSSFELLPGFELEQRPRIKSTRVKMPLLVPEYRAVRSSQQLPKFTMNEQTLNRFKRWFAATSESVFIVRDRWTKPQIDGLEKMITQQSHIEIKPEKHYNQLSFLQSRLLHHIDTEIEETRGVRPIKETEGQQDIVHFRQIRVQEKYLNDLSKKIRQVKAGKTSDEELPALFKKLEKDLINREQLADIIDGEESLEHEGLTIKKIAKHYYLPIILGHKQANFIQHIVKERSEIDFLEKLEEWTAQNDNGRWDAWMFSKIDESLDNIYIPYFNSKVHSYSRFLPDFIFWMCKDNQYQIVFVDPKGTTHTNAYHKIDGYKELFEQSGQPKLFTYKKNQKVSIKLLLFNPEPTASKAYSRYWTNNISTIFD; this comes from the coding sequence ATGACTTCTACCCTTGAAGAAATAGCCCGTTCTGTCCACTACGACGAGCTACCAGAAACTTGGCGTATAGACGATATTTACACATTCTCCGAACGCAAGCGATTATATGACTATCAACGCTCGGCTCTAAAGAACGCTGCCTGCGCGCTGTTTAGATATTACCAAGAGAAATACGATTGGCAACCCAGCGAACCAGAGCAAACTGATGAGCGGCGTAAGCGGAATTTCAGAGCTTTGTATACAAATGCTCAATTTTCGGACATAGTAAAGTACGACACCCGCTCCAATAGAGAAAAAAACAAACAAAATGAAGTGTTCCGTATCTTATCGGAATACATTACCCCCGACGGAGCCTCTATCCAATACCACCAGCTGATCAACCGAATGTGTTTTTGGATGGCAACGGGCAGCGGTAAAACATTAGTGATGATTAAACTGATAGAGTATTTGCACTTTTTGCAGCAACGCAACGAAATTCCCAACTACCCCATTCTCATACTGGCACCAAGCGAGCATTTGTTAAAGCAAATACGGCAAACGGTTGATGAATTCAACTATGCGCGTGATGCAGCTATTGATTTAATCGCATTGCGCTCAATGCAGAGGGCACATCAAGGTCTTCTAGGAGATACCATACCGGTATATTATCATCGCAGCGACAACATCTCCGATGTACAAAAAGAAAATCGGACCGACTACCAAACTTACGAGAGAGACGGCAAATGGTTCATCTTACTGGACGAAGCGCACAAAGGCACTAAGGAAGATTCTAAACGGCAAGCATATTATACCGTTATGTCACGCAACGGATTTCTGTTTAACTTTTCTGCCACTTTCACTGACCCAAAAGATATTGCAACCACCGTGAAAAAATATAACTTGGCAGAGTTTATAAAAGAAGGACGAAGTAAAAACATCTACCTGAACGAAAGCGAGTATGATGCATTTAGGTATAGAAGAGAAGAAGTGAATGATACTGAGCGAAAAAAAATAGTTTTGAAATCACTCATCGCCCTTGCTTATATTTCCATGCGGGTTGAGGCGCTACGAGATAGCACAGGTTTGAGAAACGATTTGTATCACTTACCGTTGATGCTGACTTTGGTCAATTCGGTTAATACCGATATCCACCGAAATGATCTGCGAGCTTTTTTTGAAACTTTGCGTAGCATAGCCAGCGGAGAGATTACTGATGAACTTTTTAAGACCGCAAAAGAGGAATTAGTCAGCAACTGGGAAAATGCAGAATTACTTTTCAGCACAAACAAACAAAATATCCTGGACGGCGACGAAAAAACCATTGAAGAAATGACGGTTGCTAAGCTGCGAAAAATGGTTTTTCTGAGTACAAGAAAGGGAGCCTTGCAATATGTGCGTAGTAAAGATGACAAAGAGCTAGCATTTCAGATGAAAAATGCTGCCTCGCCATTTGCATTGATACGCATTGGTAGTACTGCCAAGTGGCGCAACAATCTGCTTGCAAACTATGAAGAAACCACCACATTGCAAGAAAAATCGTTCTTTGACGAACTAGAAAAAAGACCGATTACTATCCTGATGGGCTCTCGTTCATTTTTTGAAAGCTGGGATTCCAATCGCCCCAATATCATCAACTATATCAATATCGGCGTCGGTAGCGATGCCAAAAAATTCGTCGTCCAATCAATCGGCCGCGGAGTGCGGATACAACCGCTTCCGAGCAAGCGCGGCCGTCTACAACAAGTGCTCACGAAAGACAGCAATAAAAAAGCTAACTTGAAAAGACGCAATTATCAGCCGAGTCAGGGCGAGATTAAATTAGACGACAATACAAAAGCTATCTTAGAAAAACACCTAGATAAAGTATTGCCGATTGAGACATTGTTTATATTCGCGACTAATCGCGAAGCCATCAAGACCGTCTTAGAAGGATTGAAAACGGAAAGAGATTCATCGTTTGAATTGTTGCCTGGGTTTGAACTCGAACAAAGACCCAGAATCAAGAGCACTCGTGTAAAAATGCCTTTGCTAGTCCCCGAATATCGGGCGGTGCGTAGTAGCCAACAGCTACCGAAATTTACAATGAACGAGCAAACCCTGAACAGATTCAAGCGCTGGTTTGCAGCCACTTCAGAATCAGTGTTCATCGTTCGCGATAGATGGACAAAACCGCAGATTGATGGCTTAGAAAAAATGATTACTCAACAAAGTCATATAGAGATTAAGCCAGAAAAACACTACAACCAACTATCCTTTTTGCAAAGTCGGCTGCTACATCACATTGACACCGAAATTGAAGAAACCCGCGGGGTGAGGCCCATCAAGGAAACAGAAGGACAGCAAGACATTGTCCATTTTCGCCAAATCCGTGTGCAAGAGAAATACCTAAACGACCTTTCAAAGAAGATCCGTCAGGTTAAAGCCGGTAAAACCTCCGATGAGGAACTGCCCGCATTATTTAAGAAACTTGAAAAAGACTTAATTAATCGCGAACAGCTTGCAGACATAATTGACGGAGAAGAATCTCTGGAGCACGAAGGTCTGACCATCAAAAAAATTGCCAAGCACTATTACCTGCCGATCATACTCGGACACAAACAGGCTAACTTTATCCAGCACATCGTTAAAGAACGGAGCGAGATTGATTTTCTTGAAAAACTAGAAGAATGGACTGCACAAAACGATAACGGACGATGGGACGCCTGGATGTTTAGTAAAATAGATGAATCACTGGACAATATATACATACCCTACTTCAACAGCAAAGTGCATAGCTATAGCCGATTTTTACCTGATTTTATTTTTTGGATGTGTAAAGATAACCAATATCAAATCGTATTCGTTGACCCCAAAGGAACAACCCACACCAACGCATATCACAAAATAGACGGTTACAAAGAGTTATTCGAGCAATCAGGACAACCTAAATTATTTACCTACAAAAAAAATCAAAAAGTATCTATCAAACTTTTGCTGTTCAACCCTGAGCCAACCGCCTCCAAAGCATATAGCCGTTACTGGACAAACAACATCTCTACAATCTTTGACTAA